In Corallococcus caeni, the DNA window CCGCTGACGACCCACCTGGCCCCGGGGTTCGACGTGGGGGACCGGGATGCGCTGCGGACGGTGCACCGCGAGGTGACGGGCGCGGTGCAGGGGCTGCTGGACGCGGCGCGCGACTACCAGCGGATGCGGTAGGTGGCCGCGCGGCCCTGGCGGGCCTCCACCACGGTGGTGAGCCCCTTCACGCCGGTGGCCAGCGTCGCGTGGTGGCAGATGGAGCCGATGAACTCCGGGTACGTCCCGCCCTCGCTCACCTTGATGCGGTAGTCCGTGTCCGACAGCCGCTCCACGTCCACGTGCAGGAAGTTGCTGCCGGAGGCCAGGTTGCGAGACGTGCGCTCCAGCGCGCGCGCGGGGCCCAGCAGCTTCAGCACCGTCTGCAGCGCCCGGCCCATGTTCGTCTCGAAGTAGCCCGAGATGAAGCGCTCGCCCAGCAGCCACTGCGCCTCGTTCATGGTCACGTTCGGGAACAGCTCCGTCGCGACGGTCTGCAACACGCGCTGCCAGACGGCGTTGGGGTACGCGGGCTCCAGCTTCCGGTCCAGGTCCAGCCCGGCGTCCTTCAGCTTCGCGCGCAGCGGGCCTTCCAGCCGGCCCTTCAGGGCCAACAGCAGTCCTTCGACCGTATGGCCGAAGACGATCTCGGACGGGTTCGACACAGGGGGCTCCTCCCGCCGCGGCTCGGGGGATGACGCGGCTGGGTGCCCCCTGGTTAGACCGGATACCAACTTGTGGACAACCCCTACATCCCCGGGGTGATGACGATTTCACAGCGAGGACAGTCGCACCTCCCCGTCGACAGAGGCGTCCAGGCAGGCCCCACGGCAATGATTGCTCAGCTGTCCATGGACGGCGGTATTTCACGTTTCGGGGGACCTCATGAGCTGGAGCATCCAGATTCCCGCGGTGAACACGCTGAAGCTCGCGCTGGGCAACGCCGCCCATGAGCAGGCGCTGGGCCACGCGGAGTTGAACGGCCACCCGGCCATCCCCATCCAGGGCGGCAAGGTGTCGCTGATGGGCGCGCTCAAGGTCCCCGTGGAGCTCTTCAACGACCGGGATGACCAGGACGCGTACGGCATCATCGGCGTGCCCCCCAAGGAGCTGGACGGCTCCACGGCGGAGCCGCTCTTCTCGCCGGACGGGGCCGCGTGCTGGCTGAAGTACGCCGCGGAGCTGAGCGCGGAGGCCAACGGCCAGGGCAACTTCCCCTTCGTCGAGCTGAGCGGCGGCGGTTCGCTCCAGGTGAAGGTGGCGGACTACCGGCACCACGCCGCGACGAAGACGCTGGAGGACGCGCTGGGTTCGGACGCGAAGTCCCTGCGCCTGCCGTTCGTGCTGGGGGATGTGCAGGCGCTCCAGCCCGGAGACGCGCTGTCCTTCCAGACGCGCGTGGAGCTGAAGGCCGGGGTGAAGGTGTCCTGGTCCGCCATCAGCACGTCCCTGGTGGCGGCGCTCGCCAAGCGGCTGGCCGGGCAGCTGGTGTTCGAGCTGAAGGCGGAGGCGGGCGCGTCCATCGGCGGCACGGTGTCGCTCCAGGACGAGTTCCGCATCGTCTTCTCGCGGCCGAAGGACGGCGGGCCGTTCCGCGTGTCGGTCCGCAAGGCCACCTCGGACGCCGCGGCGGTCCACGTGTCGGCGGGCGTGTCGCTGGACTACTCGTCGCCGCTGCTCGCCTCCGTCCTGGGCGCCGCGGACGCCAGGGTGCAGGACGCCTTGAAGGTCGTCGAGGGCCTGGAGCAGGGCGCGCTCACGCCCGCGCTGCTCCAGGTGGCCGCCGCGCTGCTGAAGCAACTGGGCTTCCTCAAGGCGGCGGAGCCCACGCTCGCGTCGGTGAAGGCCGCGTACGAGGAGCTGAAGGACCTGGTCGAGAGCGTGGTGAGCGGGGCGCTCAAGGCGGGCTTCGAATACGAGTACGCGCGGAGCACCGAGGACGCGACCCTCCTGGAGCTGGAGGTACCCGTCCAGGAGCTGGCGGGCGCGCACGGCGCGTTCATCTCCGGCGACCTGGCCTCCATCCAGCACCGGGTGAAGGACGCGTGGCTGCGGCGCTACTTCCACATGAAGTCCGTGGAGTCCCAGCGCGTCTGGGGCCTGGGCCTGGGCTGGCGCGACGTCAACTTCGCCTCGCAGGAGGACCGGCGGAAGCTCAAGTCCGTGGTCCAGCACGCGTCCCGCGACCACCGCCAGGGCCCGCGCCGCTACGCCTTCCTGGGGGCGCGCAGCTACACGAGCTCCGGGCTGCTCTACGGGAAGACCTCGCGCTGGGGCCTGGACTTCAACGCCCAGATGCCGCGCTTCAGCCTCACGCCCAGCGCGGACGAGTTCGACTACTCCCTCTTCGCGCAGAGCGAGGTGGAGGACGGGCTGTCGAAGGAGCTCATCCAACGCGCGGTGGACGCCGCCACCGTCTGGGGCGCGGTCCTCCCGCAGGACGCACCGGCGCTGGTGGAGCGCCTCTTCCGCGCGGCGCCCGCCGGCACGAAGACCACCACGCGGCTGGAGCTGCGGGTGGACAGCGCCAGCTTCCGCAGGCTGCTGGCGAAGCTGGGCAGCGAGCCCGTCTTCGAACGCAACGCCTTCGCGCGAGGCCTGGCGCGAGCCCTGCCCCGGGCCAGCCAGCCCGTGCGCGCGAGCCTCCAGCGCCGGGAGGAGCTCTACGCGCCGCTCTGGGACGCGTACCTCAAGGACGGGGCGAAGGACTGGACGCTGGACAAGGCGAGGGCCACCGTGGCGTACCACCTGAAGACCCAGGCGGGCGCGGACGGCTTCGTCGCGTCGCACTGGGAGCAGGGCGGCGCCACGGGCACGTTCTCGGACGTGCTCGTGCAGGCGTCGCGCTACGGGGGCGACATCGGGAGCCGGCCGTACGGCAAGGTGTACGCGTTCTGGAAGGACCTGCTCGACAAGCTCAGCGCGCTGAACAAGGCCATCCAGCTGGAGACCGTCATCGCGGAGAACGACGCGACCTCCGCGGTGCAGCAGGTGTTCACGGCCCTGGATGACCTGGTGTGCGACGACTTCCGCGTCGCCGCGTTCGTGGCGTGGCTGGATCAGCTCTGCGTGCGGTGGAAGCTGGGCTCGGGCGTGCAGCGCACGCTCCAGGTGCGCGTGGCGGACCAGGAGTTCGTCGTCTCCCACGGCTGAAGGGCCGGGGCCCTCCCGCGGCTACCAGCGCATCCGGTACGTCGCGGAGGCCTCCTCGTGGGCCTCCACCACGGTGGTGAGGTTCTTCACCCCCGTGGTCAGCGTCCCGAAGTGGCACAGGGCCCCGATGAACTCCGGGTGGACGCCGCCTTCGCTCACCTTCAGCCGGTAGTCCGTGGGCGCCAGGCGCTCCACGTCCACCCGCAGGTAGTTGTTGCCGGAGGCCATGTTGCGCGCGGTGCGCTCCAGCGTGCGCGCCGGGCCCAGCAGCTTCAGCACGCCTTGCAGCGCGCGGCCCATGCGGGTGGAGAAGTAGGCGGTGACGAACCGCTGGCCCAGTTGCCAGTGCGCCTGCGCGGGAGCCAGGTGGGGGAAGAGCGCCGCCGCGCCCAGGAGCAGCATCTGGTGCCACTGGTGCTTGGGGTAGGCGGGCGCCAGCTTCGCGTCCAGGTCCAACCCCACGTCCTTCAAACTCGCCCGGAGCGGGCCCTCCAGGTGCCCTTCCAGGACCGCGAGCAGACCTTCGACGGTGTGGCCGAACACGACCTTTTCCGGCGGACGCACGATGGGAGGCTCCTCTCCACGGCCCGGGGATGCGTCCTTCTTCGGTAAACGCTCCTGGACCCGGGAACAACCCACCCCTCCCTTCGTGCAGCGGGATTTCCACCAGCGGACGGAGCAACTCCACGAAGCCCGTGGACCGTGGGGCATCCGTGGCTTCATGCCGCACATGTTGCTCAAGGCCTGTCTCAACGGAGCCCGCGCGGCCACGGATCATCCCCGGCTGCCCGTCACCGCCGAAGCGCTCGCGCGGGACGCCGCCGCCTGTCACGCCGCGGGCGCGGGCGCGTTCCACGTGCACCCGCGAGCCGCGCACGGCGGCGAGTCCCTGGACGCGGCGGACCTCGGTGTGTCGGTGTCCGCCATCCGCCGCGCCTGTCCGGGCGTGCCGGTGGGTGTGAGCACCGGCGCGTGGATCCTCCCGGACGTGACGGCCCGCCGCGCGCGGGTCGCCAGCTGGAAGGCGCTGTCCGCGAGCACCCGGCCCGACTTCGCCTCCGTCAACCTGTCCGAGCCCGGCTGGGAGTCCGTCGCGGACGCGCTGCTCGACGCGGGCATCGGCGTGGAGGCGGGCGTGTGGTTCCCGGAGGACGTGTCCCGGCTCATCGCGTGGCCGCATGCGGCGGAGTGCCTGCGCGTGCTCGTGGAGACGCAGTCGTCCCAGCCGGAAGCGGCGTGTCAGGAGGCGCGGACGCTGGTGGACCTGCTGCGCGCCACGGGCCTCGCGCGTCCCCTGCTCGTGCACGGCTCCGAGGGCGGTGCGTGGGCCGTGCTCGAATGGGCACGGCGCCACGGCTTCGATGCGCGCATCGGACTGGAGGACACGCTCACGCTGCCGGACGGCCATCGCGCGGAGGACAACGCCGCGCTGGTGACCAGGGCCCTCCAGCTCCTGCACGGATGACGCGCTGGAGCGCTCACTTCTCGCACGGCCCTCTTCGCCTGGACTCGGGCAGGTAGACACAGGTCAGGTACCGGGCCTCCCGGACCTGGGGTGCATCCGCTGTCAGCTTCCCGAACTCCTCGAGGAACCGCGCCTTCAGGCCGCAGCCGGTAGCGTCCTTCAGCGAGCACGCCTGCGCGGCGCGCGCGAGCATCGCGTCCAGGTCGAGGGGGGCGCCTCCACGGACGCCTCTGTAGTACTTCGCCAGCTGTACGCAGGCCGTCGCGCTACCACCGTCGCAGCCCTGCGCCGCCACACGGATCTCCTCCGCCCGGTCCCATTCAATCTCCCGTCCTTGCTGGTACGCCTGGGCCAGCTCGCCGCAGGCATCCGGGTCTCCCGCATCGCATGCCACCTTCAGGCGGCGGACGCGCACGACGTCCTTTGGCATGGGCAGTCCCAATGCCGCGCACTCGTCCTTGATCCGCGTCTTGCAGCCCTGGGCCTGATAACGGGGAAGGGCCTGCTCCGCGGCCGTCCTCAGCTCCGCGGGACCGTTGCTCACGGCCTTTCGCGTCATGATCAGCAGCTTGGCGCAGCTGAGGCGGTCCTCCTGCTCGAAGCAGGCGGACTGCCAGATCTTCAGTGCCCGCGCGAGGTTGTCCTCGAAGAAGGCGTCGCCCAGGCGCTCGCAGGCCTCTCCCCCATCCGGCCACGAGCAGCCCAGCTCCAGCATGCTCAGCCCCTTGCGCTCATCCTTCGGCACCTTTTCGGTGTTGTGGCCCAGGGACCACACCCGCCAGAGCTGCAAGCAGGCCTCCACGCCGCGCCGGTTGCATGCCTGCTCCAGCAGGAGCATGGCCTTCGCGACGTCGGGCTTCTGTCCAGAGCTCCCCAGCAGCAACACCTTGCCAAGGCGGGTGCAGGCATCCGCCTTGCCTCTTCCGTCCTGGCACTGCTGGGTCCAGCGCTCGATGGGGTCGCGCGGCGGCTTCGCGTTGGCCCCCACCCGCGCGGGGTCCAACTGGAGCGACTCCAGCACGGACTGCTTCGGCTTCTCCGGAGCGACCTTCGCCGGGTCCAGCTGGAGCGACTCCAGCACGGACTGCTTTGGCTCTTCGGTCTTCGCGCCCTCCGCCGTGAGCCCCAGCATGCGCCGCACGTCGCCGCACGCCTCCGGCACGTCGTGGTCGCACGCGCGCTGGTAGTACATCGTCGCGCGGCCCGGGTTCACCGCCACGCTCGCGCCCTTCTCGTACGCGGAGCCCATCACGTAGCACGCCATGCCCAGGCCCGACTCACACATGGCGCGGATCTTCTCCAGCTTCGCGCCCTCCTCCGGCGTGACGGCCGGGGCCGGCTCCGGCTTCACCGCCACCGCCGCGCTCGCGGAGGCGCACGCCTCCTTCTCACCCATGCCGCACGCGGTGCGGAAGTAGCTGGCCGCCAGCCGCGCGTCCTTGCGCGTGCGCACGCCCTGGTCGAACTCGCGCGCCACCGTGAGACAGGCGACCCCGACGTCCCGGTTGCACGCCTGCACCAGCATCCCCATGCCCGCCGCCACGTCCTGCGTGACGCCGAAGCCGCCCATCAGCTTCAGCACGCCCAGGTTGTTGCACGACAGCCCGTCATCCCCCGCGCAGCCGCGCTCGTAGAAGCTCACCGCCTGCGCGAGGTCCTTCGCCACGCCCCGGCCCTCGCCGTACAGCAGCGCCAGGTGTCCGCAGCCCTCCGGCAGGCCCTGCTCACAGCCGCGCGCGTACAGCCGCGCCGCTTCGGCCTCGTCCTTCGCGACGCCCCGGCCCTCCTCCTTCAGCACTCCCAGCGCCACGCACGCCCGCCGCTCGTCGCCGTTGCAGCCCAGCTCGTGGAGCGTCGCCGCGCGCGCCTCGTCCTTCGCGACGCCGTCGCCCATCCGGAGGCGCTCGGCCTGCTCGAAGCACGCTTGCGCGGTCCTCCCACCGCAGGTGCGCTGGTACAGCGTGGAGAGCTGTTCGGCCTCCGACGTCGGTTCATCCGAGGAGCCATGGGCACACGCCACGAGCAGTGCGAGGACGGGCACCACCCGCCACGCGAAGAGGATTTTCACTGAGGGCATGGGCGGATCCTTTCACTCCGTCCCGTTCCCGTCGAGGACCCCACCGTCTCCCGAGCCCCGCCCCACCGCGCTTCCTATGATGGGCGCACCATGCACGTGCCACCAGCAGCAGGCGGAGCTCCTCCAGCCTCATCGGAGGGTGCTCCCCCGGCGTGGGCGCTCATCCTCGGTGCCTCCTCCGGGACGGGCGCGGCCATCGCGGAGGCCGTCGCGCGCAAGCCGGGCCTGAACGTCTTCGGCGTGCACCGGGGCCGCTACGCGGACACCGCGCGGGAGCTGGAGGCCCGCGTTCGCGACCTGGGCCGGGACGTGCACCTGCGGCAGGCGGACGCCTCCACGCCCGAGGCCGCCGAGACCGGCGCGGACGCGCTGCTCCAGCACGCGGGCCCGCGCAGCGTGAAGCTGTTCGTGCACGCCATCGCCGGCGCGTCCGTGGGCCACTTCCTCTCCGACGGCCCGGACCGGCTGCACCCGCGCCGCATCCAGCGCACGTTCGACTGCATGGCGCACTCGTTCGTGTACTGGGCGCAGGCGCTGGTGAAGCGCGACCTGCTGGCCCCGGACGCGCGCCTGCTGGGGCTGCAGAACCCCCTGGATGAGACGCACCTGAACAACACCGGCCTCATCAGCGCCGCCAAGGCCGCGCTGGAGATGTACGTGCGGCATCTGGCCATCGAGCTGGGCCCGAAGGGCCACCGCGTGAACCTGCTCAAGTTCGGCACGGTGATGACGCCCGCGCTGCGCCACGTCTATTCGCCCGAAGCGCTGGCCCTCTTGGAGGCGCGCCACGCGGCCATGACCCCAGCGGGGCGCATGGGCACGCTGGACGACGTGGCCCGCTTCGTCACCGTGCTCGTGGGCGACGACGCCGCCTGGTTCAACGGCGCCACCATCGACTTCACGGGCGGCATGACGCTGCGCCTGCTGGACCTGGTGCTCAACCCGTGACGGCCGCCGGAACGCGGAACGTGAGGCAGTAGTAGAACGGTGACACCTGTTCCTCGATGACACCTTCGGCGCCCTGCGGCAGCAGCGCGCGCGGGCTCTTGGCCTCGCGCGTGTAGAACGTGAGGGCGCGGAAGGCGGCGCGCTGGAACAGCGACGGGCGGAAGGCCGCGTCCAGCTGCTCGTCCACCACCACCAGCGGCGTGCCGGGCAGGGCCACGCGCGCCATCTCCCGCAGCGCCACCGCGGGCTGGCGGTAGCTCCCAATCCCTCCCACGTGGAAGACGCGGTCGAACGTCGCGTCGCGGAACGGGAGCGCGTGCGCGTCCGCCACCATCAGCCGCGTGTCCTTCACGCCCCGGCCCTTGCGAAGCCGCTTCTCGCACTGGGCCAGCATGCCGGTGCTCAGGTCCAGGCCCCACACCTCCACGGGCAGGCCCGGCGGCAGCGAGCCCCGGATGCGCGGCAGGTTCGCGCCCGCGCCCACGCCCACCTCCAGCACGCGCACGGGCTGGCCGTCGTCGCGCGGCTTGAGCGCGCCCAGCTCCAGCCGGCGCATGTACCCGTCGCGCATGCGCGACTCGGAGACGGACTGGAACAGCGGCGTCAGCGCGGCCGTCAGCGGATCATGCAGCGCGGGCAGGCCGTCGTAGAGGTGGCGCATGAGGCGGTCCGTGCCCTGCACGCGGTCCTCGCGGTACAGCCGGGCGAGCCCGTCCGCCACCTCCCACGTCTCGCCGCAGCCGCCGCACAGCAGCCGTCCCTCGTCCAGCCGGCCGTCCTCGCTCTGCCCGTGCCACACCAGCTGGCCCCGGCAATCCGGGCACGCCAGCAACGCCACGTCCCGCACCCACATCATCGCTTCGTCACCCTGCCGTCCCCTGTTCGGCCAGGGCCCGCGCCAGGTCGTCGCGCGCCTCCAGCCGGGTGAAGTCCTCCACCGCCCGCCGCAGCAGCCTCGCGCGCTCCGGGTCCTCCGGGGGCAGGTGCCGCGCCCACTCCAGCCGCGCGCGCGCCGCCTCGTAGGGCATGCCCCGCGCGTCGGAGACCTCGATGCAGCGCTTCCACGCGAGCAAGGCCCTGGGGTGCTTCCCCGCGAGCCACGCCTCGCAGCCGCGCCACAGCCACGCGGCCGGCTCGCCGAAGGGGAACACCCGCGCGAAGCCCTCCACCGCCTTGAGCGCGGCGCGCGCGCTGTGCGTGAGCGCCTGCAGGCCGGGCCCGGGCGTCTCGCGCGCCCACAGCGTGAGCAGCACCTCCGCCACCGCGATGGCGCCGAAGTAGACGAAGTGCGCCACCGGCTTGCCCGCCGACAGCCGCACCAGCGCCTTCTCCGCCGCCGCGCGCGCGCCCGCCGCGTCGCCTTCGCGCAGGCACAGCAGCGCCAGCGTGCCGTCCACGATGATGCGGTCGGTGGCGCCGCCGTGCGCCTCCGTCCACGCGAGCGCCGGCTCCAGCGCCGCGCGGGCCCGCGCGTGCTCGCCCAGCCGCAGCAGCATGTGCGCGCGGTAGTGCTGGGCCCAGTGCCGCGTCTGCTCCGCGCCCCGGCGCACCGCGGACGCCTCCAGCCAGTCCATCAGCGGCAGGCCCCGCGAGAACTGGCCCCGGTACATGGCGGACACGGTGAGCAGCGCGCGGCACTCCTCCGCCAGCCGCAGGTCCCCCAGCGAGTCCACGAGGGCCGTCGCCCGCTGAAGCCACGTCTCCACGTCCTGCCAGCGCGCCTGGTACACCGCGCACACCGCGTTGCGGTTGAGCACGTAGGCCAGGTCCACCGGGCGGCCCACGCGCTCCGCCACCTCGTGCGCCCGCTTCACCCACGCGTCCGCCACGCGGTGCACCGGCACCGTGCCCGCCACCACCGCCATCACCGTGTAGCCGCGCGCCAGCTCCGGCGTGGGCCCCGCGGGCTCGCACAGGTTGAGCATGCGCAGGCCGCTCCAGAGCACCGGCAGCGCCTCCTGCGCGTAGATGAACGCGTCCGTCAGCCGCATGAGCAGCCGGCCCGCCAGCCGCCGCGCCTCGCGCCGCCGCCGGGAGTCATCCACGTACGCGTCCGGCCGGGCGCTCTGCGCCAGCCGCGACAGCACCTGCCCCAGCGTGCCCAGCACCCACGCCACGCGCGACGTGGGCACCCGCCAGCCGAAGTGCGCGAGCGCGGCCTCCGCGTGCCCCCGGAAGCCCTCCAGGTCACCCAGCTGGAAGCGGGCCTCCGCCAGCAGCGCCTCCACGCGGCCCCGCTCCATCGGCGGGGCCTCCGGCATGACGGTCAGCGCCCGCGTGAGCAGCGGCAGCGCCTCACGGCACGCGCCCACCGCCAGCGCCTCCTCGCCCGCGAGCCGCGCGTAGTGCGCCTCGCGGGCCGGGTCCCGCGCCTGTCCCCAGTGGTACGACAGCGCGGACGCGTGGCCCGTGGGGTGCGCCGCCTCCAGCGCCTGGGCCACGCGCCGGTGGAGCGCGGGCCGGTCCGCCGGGGTCAGGTCCTCCAGCAGCCGCTCCCGCAGCTTGTCGTGCGCGAAGCGCCAGCGGCCGTCGCTCACGTCCAGCACCGCCGCCGCCGCGCAGTCGGTGAGCCACGCCTCCACGTCCACGCCGGGCGCGGCCCGCCCCAGCACCGCCAGGTCCAGCTCCCGGCCGAGCAGCGCCGCCAGGTCCAGGAGCCCCCGCGCCTCCCGGGGCACCTTCTCCAGCCGGCGCTGCACCAGGGCGCGCACGCCGCCCGCCCACACGCGCTGGGGCAGCGCGACGGCGCCCAGCCGGTCCAGGCCGCCCGCGTCCTCCGCCAGCGCGCGCACCACCTCCACCAGCAGGAAGGGGTTGCCCTCCGACTCGCGGCGCAGCAGGTCCACCACGTCGGGCCGGCGGCCCACGGCGCCCAGCATGGACTCGCCCAGCTGGGCGATCTCCTCCGCGTCCAGCCGGAGCAGCCGCAGCATGCGGGGGCCGGCCAGGCGCTCGGGGAGCTGCGGGGACTCGTCGTCGCGGAAGCTCGCGAGCAGGAGCAGCGGCAGCCCCGGCGCCCTCGTCGCCAGCTGCGCGAGGAGCTGGAGGGACTCGGCCTGCGCCTGGTGCAGGTCCTCCAGGATGACCACGGTGGGCTGCGACAGGCGGGCGAAGAGGTCCTCCACCGTCTGGTGCAGGCGCAGCTGCGCCATGTCCGCGTCCAGCTCCGGGGCGACCGGCACCTCGCGGCCCAGCAGCGCCTCCAGGTCCGGCACCAGCGGCCGGAGCACGCGCGCCTCGCGGTCGGACAGCTCCGTGAGCATGGGCAGCCAGCGCAGCACCGTGCGCCACTCCTGGTACGGCACGCCGCCGGTGTCCACCGCCTGGCCGCGCAGCACCACCGCGCCGCGCACCAGCGCCAGCGCGCGCACCTCCTCCAGGAGGCGCGACTTGCCCACGCCGCTCTCCCCGCCAATGAGCCACGCGCCGCCCTGCCCCGCGAGCACCGCGTCGAGCACGTCCGTCAGGTGCTCGCGCTCCTTCACGCGCCCCACGAAGCGCGCGGACTGGAGGAAGCTCTCGCGCGTGGCGGCGGACTCGGCGGGCGGGGGCTCGCCCACGGCGGCGCACAG includes these proteins:
- a CDS encoding DUF2378 family protein; translated protein: MSNPSEIVFGHTVEGLLLALKGRLEGPLRAKLKDAGLDLDRKLEPAYPNAVWQRVLQTVATELFPNVTMNEAQWLLGERFISGYFETNMGRALQTVLKLLGPARALERTSRNLASGSNFLHVDVERLSDTDYRIKVSEGGTYPEFIGSICHHATLATGVKGLTTVVEARQGRAATYRIRW
- a CDS encoding DUF2378 family protein; protein product: MRPPEKVVFGHTVEGLLAVLEGHLEGPLRASLKDVGLDLDAKLAPAYPKHQWHQMLLLGAAALFPHLAPAQAHWQLGQRFVTAYFSTRMGRALQGVLKLLGPARTLERTARNMASGNNYLRVDVERLAPTDYRLKVSEGGVHPEFIGALCHFGTLTTGVKNLTTVVEAHEEASATYRMRW
- a CDS encoding 3-keto-5-aminohexanoate cleavage protein, whose translation is MPHMLLKACLNGARAATDHPRLPVTAEALARDAAACHAAGAGAFHVHPRAAHGGESLDAADLGVSVSAIRRACPGVPVGVSTGAWILPDVTARRARVASWKALSASTRPDFASVNLSEPGWESVADALLDAGIGVEAGVWFPEDVSRLIAWPHAAECLRVLVETQSSQPEAACQEARTLVDLLRATGLARPLLVHGSEGGAWAVLEWARRHGFDARIGLEDTLTLPDGHRAEDNAALVTRALQLLHG
- a CDS encoding SEL1-like repeat protein, which codes for MPSVKILFAWRVVPVLALLVACAHGSSDEPTSEAEQLSTLYQRTCGGRTAQACFEQAERLRMGDGVAKDEARAATLHELGCNGDERRACVALGVLKEEGRGVAKDEAEAARLYARGCEQGLPEGCGHLALLYGEGRGVAKDLAQAVSFYERGCAGDDGLSCNNLGVLKLMGGFGVTQDVAAGMGMLVQACNRDVGVACLTVAREFDQGVRTRKDARLAASYFRTACGMGEKEACASASAAVAVKPEPAPAVTPEEGAKLEKIRAMCESGLGMACYVMGSAYEKGASVAVNPGRATMYYQRACDHDVPEACGDVRRMLGLTAEGAKTEEPKQSVLESLQLDPAKVAPEKPKQSVLESLQLDPARVGANAKPPRDPIERWTQQCQDGRGKADACTRLGKVLLLGSSGQKPDVAKAMLLLEQACNRRGVEACLQLWRVWSLGHNTEKVPKDERKGLSMLELGCSWPDGGEACERLGDAFFEDNLARALKIWQSACFEQEDRLSCAKLLIMTRKAVSNGPAELRTAAEQALPRYQAQGCKTRIKDECAALGLPMPKDVVRVRRLKVACDAGDPDACGELAQAYQQGREIEWDRAEEIRVAAQGCDGGSATACVQLAKYYRGVRGGAPLDLDAMLARAAQACSLKDATGCGLKARFLEEFGKLTADAPQVREARYLTCVYLPESRRRGPCEK
- a CDS encoding SDR family NAD(P)-dependent oxidoreductase, with translation MHVPPAAGGAPPASSEGAPPAWALILGASSGTGAAIAEAVARKPGLNVFGVHRGRYADTARELEARVRDLGRDVHLRQADASTPEAAETGADALLQHAGPRSVKLFVHAIAGASVGHFLSDGPDRLHPRRIQRTFDCMAHSFVYWAQALVKRDLLAPDARLLGLQNPLDETHLNNTGLISAAKAALEMYVRHLAIELGPKGHRVNLLKFGTVMTPALRHVYSPEALALLEARHAAMTPAGRMGTLDDVARFVTVLVGDDAAWFNGATIDFTGGMTLRLLDLVLNP
- a CDS encoding methyltransferase domain-containing protein, whose amino-acid sequence is MMWVRDVALLACPDCRGQLVWHGQSEDGRLDEGRLLCGGCGETWEVADGLARLYREDRVQGTDRLMRHLYDGLPALHDPLTAALTPLFQSVSESRMRDGYMRRLELGALKPRDDGQPVRVLEVGVGAGANLPRIRGSLPPGLPVEVWGLDLSTGMLAQCEKRLRKGRGVKDTRLMVADAHALPFRDATFDRVFHVGGIGSYRQPAVALREMARVALPGTPLVVVDEQLDAAFRPSLFQRAAFRALTFYTREAKSPRALLPQGAEGVIEEQVSPFYYCLTFRVPAAVTG
- a CDS encoding protein kinase domain-containing protein is translated as MDPEVVGRRYRVLDLLGRGGAGTVWRAQDGLSGPVALKRLHKTVADLARRPGRGTPSAFATQGMALSLAHEFQTLVSLRHPNVIRVLDYGFDAEGRPYLAMDLLEDARTLVEAGTDAPLATQVGLLIQTLHALAYLHRRGIIHRDLKPGNVLVVRGQVKVLDFGLAVGRDQQGRRAQPAGTPGYLAPELFEDQPPSELTDLFGFGAMACQMFFGRLPHAGQVFATPGFPPALKAVLEQLVAPEAHRRPRDAEAVIAALCAAVGEPPPAESAATRESFLQSARFVGRVKEREHLTDVLDAVLAGQGGAWLIGGESGVGKSRLLEEVRALALVRGAVVLRGQAVDTGGVPYQEWRTVLRWLPMLTELSDREARVLRPLVPDLEALLGREVPVAPELDADMAQLRLHQTVEDLFARLSQPTVVILEDLHQAQAESLQLLAQLATRAPGLPLLLLASFRDDESPQLPERLAGPRMLRLLRLDAEEIAQLGESMLGAVGRRPDVVDLLRRESEGNPFLLVEVVRALAEDAGGLDRLGAVALPQRVWAGGVRALVQRRLEKVPREARGLLDLAALLGRELDLAVLGRAAPGVDVEAWLTDCAAAAVLDVSDGRWRFAHDKLRERLLEDLTPADRPALHRRVAQALEAAHPTGHASALSYHWGQARDPAREAHYARLAGEEALAVGACREALPLLTRALTVMPEAPPMERGRVEALLAEARFQLGDLEGFRGHAEAALAHFGWRVPTSRVAWVLGTLGQVLSRLAQSARPDAYVDDSRRRREARRLAGRLLMRLTDAFIYAQEALPVLWSGLRMLNLCEPAGPTPELARGYTVMAVVAGTVPVHRVADAWVKRAHEVAERVGRPVDLAYVLNRNAVCAVYQARWQDVETWLQRATALVDSLGDLRLAEECRALLTVSAMYRGQFSRGLPLMDWLEASAVRRGAEQTRHWAQHYRAHMLLRLGEHARARAALEPALAWTEAHGGATDRIIVDGTLALLCLREGDAAGARAAAEKALVRLSAGKPVAHFVYFGAIAVAEVLLTLWARETPGPGLQALTHSARAALKAVEGFARVFPFGEPAAWLWRGCEAWLAGKHPRALLAWKRCIEVSDARGMPYEAARARLEWARHLPPEDPERARLLRRAVEDFTRLEARDDLARALAEQGTAG